The window GGCGGGTTCATGACCGCTGGCTACACTCTGCGTGCATGATCTTGCCCCGGGTGTCGGGGCGGAGGAGGAGTGGCGAGATGGGCCAGGCCGACGTACCGGCTCGGGTCGACGGGCGGACCGCACGCGCGGAACGTACCCGGGCGGCGATCGTCGAGGCGCACCTCGCGCTCATCTCCGAAGGGGACCTCCGGCCGACCGGTGAACGGATCGCCGACCGGGCCGGGGTGTCCCTGCGTACGCTCTGGACGAACTTCAAGGACATGGAGACCCTCTTCGAGGCCAGCGGGGAGCGCCTGCTCCAGGAGCAGGACGCCGCGTACCGGCGGATCTCACCCGACCTGCCGCTGGCCAAGCGCGTCGACGCGTACTGCCGCCAGCGCGCCCGGCTGCTCCAACTGATCACCCCGTCGGCGCGGGCCGCGCAGATGCGCGAACCGGTCTCCGCCCAGCTCCACCTCAACCGGCTCAAACACATCGACCGGGTACGCGACGAGGTGCTCGACCTGTTCGCCGCCGAACTCGACCGGGCCGGCGCCGGACGGGACGAACTCGTCAACGCCCTGGTGGCGGCGAGCATGTGGCCGGCCTGGTCGATGCTGCGCGACGGTCTCGGGCTCGGTGTCGACAAGGCCCGCGCGGTGATGACCCGTACGGTGCGAGCGCTGCTGACCGAGTCGAAGGTCTCCTGACCCCCGGCGAGGCGGTGCTCAGCCAGGAAGGGTCAGGTGGTCGTCCACCATCGCCATCAGCGCGGCGGTGGCCGAGCTGACCCGGCGTTGCTCCGCCGTCGCCAGGTGCAGCGACCACTCCAGGGACTGGTCCGTCACCGGCAGCGCCCTGCACAGCGGTGTCCGGGGGACGGTGTGCGTCGGCAGGATGGTCACGCCGAGGCCGTGGCTGGCGAAGTCGGCCGCCACCCCCACGTCGGTCACCTCCATGCCGATCACCCGTTCCAGCCCGGCCGCCCGGAACGCGGCGTCGTTGGCGGTCCGGTTGGCGTACCCGAGCGGGTAGTCGATGAACGGCTCGTCGGCCACCTCGGCCAGGGTCACCGAGTCCTGCCGGGCCAGCGGATGGTCGGCCGGTACGACCACCACCTGCGGGATCCGTACCAGCAGGCGGGTCCGCAGGTGCGGGAACGGGCGGCCGCCGATGCCGAGGAACGCGACGTCGACCTCGCCGTCGACCAGGGAGCGGGCCAGTCCGGCCGAACCGTCCCAGGTGGCCGCCCGCAACCGCAGGCGTACGCGCGGGTGGGTCCGGTGGAACTCGCCCAGCAGACCGGCGAAGTCGATGCCGCCGACACCGGTCAGGCAGCCGACGGCAACCGAGCCGTGCAGTTCCCGGCCCACCTCGTTGACGGCGTCCCGGGCCGACTGGGCCGCGTCGAGGGTCGCCCGCGCCCTGGGCAGCAGCGCCTCTCCGGCGTCGGTCAGCGAGAACCGCTGCGCGCCGCGCTCGAACAGCACCGCGCCGAGTTCACGTTCCAAGGCGGAGATCGCGGACGAGACGGCGGACTGCACCACGTGCAGCCGACCCGCCGCGCGGGTGAAACTGCGCTCCGCCGCGACCGCGACGAAATACTCCAGATGCCTGAGCTCCACTCCGCCAAGGATCACATACTCCGACGGGCGGGCGGCCCGTACCCGGGGCGACCGGCGCCCGCCCCGCCCCGTTACCTCGCTCATCGTGGACTCCTGTCGACCCGTTCGTGGGTCAGATGGCGCCGCCGTTGGCGTACAGCACCTGGCCGTTGATCCAGCGGGCCGGACCGGCGAGGAAGACGATGATCTCGGCGATGTCCTGCGAGGTGCCGATCCGCTCCAGCGGCGGCTCGGCCGCCATCCGGGTCAGGGTCGCCTCGTCCTTGCCGTCGAAGAAGAGCTGGGTCGCGGTCGGGCCGGGCGCCACCACGTTCACGGTGATGTCCCGACCGCGCAGTTCGCGGGCCAGGATCAGGGTGATCGCCTCCACCCCGCCCTTGCTCGCGGCGTAGGCGGTGTAGCCGGGCCGGGCGAACCGGCTGATCGAGCTGGAGATGTTGATGATCGCGCCACCGGAGCGCATCCGGCGGGCGGCCTGCTGGTCGACCACGAAGGTGCCCCGGAGGTTGGTCCGGATGATCCGGTCCAGCAGATCGAGGTCGAGGTCGACCAGCGGACTGACCGGCATGATGCCGGCCGCGTGGACCACCACGTCAACGCCGCCGTACTCGCGCTCGGCCGCGTCGAAGACCGCGGCGACCGCGGTTTCGTCGGCGACGTCACCCTGTACGGCGATCGCGTTGCCGCCCCTGGCGGTGATCGCGGCGACCGTGCTGTCCGCGTCGACCTTGTTGCCGGCGTAGTTCACGACGACGGCGTACCCGTCGGCGGCCAGCCGTTCCGCGCTCTCGCGGCCGATGCCACGGGAGCCACCGGTGATGATCGCTACGCGGTGGGGGGTGTTCATGGTTGACGCTCCTTCAGCCGGGGATCTTGCCGTCGAGCCAAGCGTGACCCCCGGGTGGCATCAAATCCAACGAATCATTCCGATGATCAACATCTCTGTGGGAGATGGTGGACGTGAGCCGTCCAGGTTCCGAACCCGGATACAGTATCCGACGCGGATGCCGGGCGAGGTGCGGCAATGAGACAACCCACCGGCCTGGCGGCCCTCTCGGGGACCGGGGGATCAGGCCCCCAGGAAGTCGACGATGGCCAGGGCGAAACCCGGATCGCGTACGACACCGAGGTGGTCGCCCGGCAGCACGAGCAGCTTTCCGTCGGTGATCGCGTCGGCGAGCACCTCCGGTCGGCTGGCGAGGTGGTCCTCGACGCCGCAGAGGACCAGCGTCGGCGCGGTGATCCGGTCCAGCGGAATCCGCCCGGTCCGTACGGCGGCGACCTGGGCCGCCAGCGCCAGCCGGTCGGCGCCCACCGCGTCGGCCAGGATCCGGAACGGTGCCCCCGGCAGGGCGGCGATGTCGGCCGGATCCTCGGCGAGCAGAGCCCTGGTCACCTCACCCGGAGGCATCGCCCGGGTGTCGAGGCCGCCCAGTTCGACGACCGCGGACCCGACGCCGCCCAGGACGAGCCGGCGGACCCGTCTGTCGGTGCTGGCCAGCAGTGCCGACACCACCGCGCCCATCGAGTAGCCGACGAGGTCGATCCGGTCCACGTCGAGCAGGTCGACCAGCGCGGCGAGGTCACGGGCCATGGCGACTTCGCCGTACCGGGCGGGTTCGTGGGGCTTGCCCGACGCGCCGTGCCCGCGCGCGTCCGGGGCGACCACCCAGCGCCCGGCGTCGGTGAGCGCGGCGACCACTCCGGGCCCGACGAAGTTGGTGGTGGCGTCGACCACGAAGCCGTGGTGCAGCACCACGGGCGGGGTGTCGTCCGGGGTGCCCCACCGCTGGTAGGCGATCTCCACGCCGTCGAACGACCGGAATCGATGGGCCATTGAGTCACCAGCCTCTTTCCAACTCGTTACTCATAGGTAACACTGAGTCTATGGTTACTGCATCGACAGTGCAAATAACCACCCTCCGTGGCCGGATCGCGGAGCGACACGCGGTCGCGGGCCTGCTCGACCGGGCGGCCCGGGGCAACGGCGGAGCGCTGCTCTTCCACGGTCCACCGGGAATGGGCAAGACCACCCTGCTCGGGTATGCCAGGACCATCGCCACCGAGGCCACCGTGCTGGCCGCCACCGGCCTGGCCGAGGAGAGCGCACTCGCGTACGCCGGGCTCCAGCGCCTGGTCGAGCCGGTGCTCGACCACACCGCCACCCTGCCCACCTCGCTCGCCCGCGTCCTCGCCCGAGCCCTCGCCGGTGGGGGCTGCCCCGCGTCGGACCGGTTCGCCCTCGCCATGGCGGTACGCGGCCTGCTCGTCGCCGCCGGCCGGGACCGGCCCGTGCTCTGCACCGTGGACGACGTCGAACTGCTCGACCCACCGTCGACCGACGCGCTGACCTTCGCCGCCCGACGACTGCGGGACCAGCCGGTCGCCGTCTTCTTCGGTGCCGGACCGGACACCGCGCTCGGCGGCATCCCGGCCCGGCACCTCGACGGCCTGGACGACACCACCAGCGTCGAACTCCTCGCCGACCTGCTACCCGAGCCGCTGCCCGCCCGGGTTGCCGCCGCCCTCGTCGCGCTCGCCGCCGGCAACCCGCAGGCGCTCGCCGACCTCGCCGCCGCGCTCACCCCGGCGCAGCGCCGGGGCGACGAACCGCCACCCGCCACCCTCGCCCCGGACAGCGTCCTGCGCAGGCGCTACCGCCAGCGGCTGGCCGGTCTGCCGCCGGACACCCGGTGGCTGCTGCTGCTCGCCGCCCTCGACGACGAACTGGACGCGTCCACCCTGGTCCGGGCCGCCCAGGCATCCGGGATGGTGATCGACGCCCTCACCCCGGCCGAGCTGTCCGGCCTGGTCCGGGTCGACACCCACCGGGTCCACTTCGCCCACCCCCTGGTACGGGCCATCGTGCACGACGAGGCGCCGCTGGCCCGGCGACGTACCGGGCACCTGCGACTGGCCGGGGTCCTCGACGGTGAACGGGAACGGCTGCGCCGGGCGGTCCACCTCGCGGCGGCGGCGGTGGGCCCGGACCCGGACCTCGCCGCCGAACTCGAACGGGCAGCCGCCAGCGGCGGAGGAGGTTACGCCACCGCGTCGGCGGCGTTGGAGCGGGCCGCGCAGCTCACCCCCGAACCGGCCGCGGCGGCGACCCGGTTGGTGACCGCCGCCCGCTACGCCTGGCTCGCCGGGCGCCCCCGCCGCGCCCGGGAACTCCTCGGTGGACTGGTCGGCGGGCCGCTCGGGCAGGCGGGCGTACCGTCTCCCGACTCGCTCATCCCGGAGGTGCCCGGAGCCGTCCCGGTCGGGCCGGAACTGCTCGGCACGGTTCAACTCCTGCGCGGGGAGATGGAACTGCGCGCGGGCTCCGCCGCGGTGGCGATCGAGATCCTGCTCGCCGCCGGGGACCTGCTCGCCGACCACCGACCCGACCTCGCGCTCACCGCCCTGGTCCGGGCCGGTGAGGCGGCCAGCTTCGTCGGCGACGACCGCCGTTTCGACGAACTGGCCCGCCGCGCCGCCGCGCTGCGCCACCCGGTGGAGTCACCGGCCACCGAGCTGATGTCCGACCACGTTGTCGGGTTCGGTGCGATGCTTCGCGGCGACCACGGGTTGGCCGTACCGGCGTTGCGGCGGGTGGTCGCACTCGCGACCCGACTCGACGACGCGGCCGCGCTGGCGGTGGCGAGCGCGGACAGCCTGTTGCTGGCCGACGACCGGGGCGCCCACCGGTCGGCCAGCCGCGCCGCCGAACTGGCCCGCACCACCGGGCAGGTCGCGCTGCTGCCCAGGGTGCTGGAACTGAGGGCGTGCGCGGAGTACTGGCTCGGCCCGGACGAGGTGGCAATCGAGACCGCCCGGGAGGGACTGCGTACGGCACGGGACACCGGGCAGGACAACTGCGCCGCCACCCACCTGGGCCTGCTCGCGGTCTTCGCCGCCATCGCGGGCGACCACCGGGCCTGCGGCCGTTGGCTGGGAGAGCTGGGGGAGGGACCGGACGGTGAGAGTCGACCCCGGGCCCTGGGCCAGTGGGCGCTGGGCGTACTCGACCTGACCGCCGGCAGGTGCGACGACGCGGTCACCAGGCTGGCCGGGCTGGCCGACCCGGTCACCGGGCACGGCCAGATCCTCATCCAGATGATGGCCCTGCCGTACCTGGTCGAGGCCGCCGCCAGGTGTGCCGACCCCGGACCGGCGCTCGTCGCCCTCGCGGTCTTCGACCAGTGGGCGAACAACACCGGGGATCCGGCCCGTCGTGCCATCTCGGCCCGGTGCCACGCCCTGCTGGCGCCGCGCGGCAGCGACGAGGCCGAGGCGGCGTTCCGTACGGCGTTGCTGCTGCACCCCGCCGCCGGCTCGGAGTTCGAGCGGGCGCGTACGGAGCTGCTCTTCGGCAAGGAACTGCGGCGCAGCCGGCGGCCCCGCGACGCACGGGAGTACCTGCACAGCGCGTGGGAGTCGTTCGTGCACCTCGGTACGCAGGTGTGGGCCGCGCAGGCGATTGCCGAGTTGCGGGCGGCGGGGGAGGCGGTCGAGGCGTCGGCGGTGCCGGTGACCGGGGCGCTGACCGCCCAGCAGTTGCAGATCGCCCGGCTGGTGGCCGAGGGTGCGACCAACCGGGAGGTGGCGGCCCGGCTGTTCCTGTCCACCCGAACCGTCGACCACCACATGCGCAACATCTTCAGCCGGCTCGGCATCCGGTCCCGGACCGACCTGGTACGGGTCATGTCGTCCTAGCCGCAGGCTCGCGCCACGGGGACGGCACGATGGCCCGTGCCGGGTCACCGGACGGGCCACCGTGCTAATCGGATACCTGCGACAACATCTCCGACCCGCCGGGTCGCGGCGCGGTCACCTGGCCGGGTCCCGGTTGTACGACCGCAGCGCCCACAGGTAGCCGAGCACGGTGATGGCGAGGCACCAGGCGGCGGCGATGATGGCGTTGTTGCCGATCGGACCCCCGGTCAGCAGTCCGCGCAGGGTCTCGATGACCGCCGTGAACGGCTGGTACTCGGCGAACCAGCGCAGCCCCACCGGAAGGGAGTCGGTGGGCACGAATCCGCTGCCGAAGAAGGGGAGGAGCAACAGAATGGAGGGGGAGTTGCTGGCGCTCTCGACACTCTTGGCCGCCATCCCCAGACCAACCGCCAACCAGGTGACCGCGAGAGTGATCATCGTGAGCACGCCGAACGCCGCGACCCACTCGACCGGGCCGGCCGAGGGCCGGAAGCCGAGGAGCAGCGCCACCCCGATCACCACCACGATGGCGAGCAGTGTCTGGAGCATGGCCCCGACGACATGCCCGGTCAGTACGGCCGCCCGGGAGATCGCCATCGTACGGAACCGGGCGACGATGCCCTCGGTCATGTCCATGGCGATCGAGATCGCCGTGCCCTGCGCCGTACCGGCCACGGTCATCATGAGGATGCCGGGGACGACGTATCTCAGGTACTCCGCCCGCCCACCCGAGGTGCCGCCGAGTCCCGCCCCCAGGGTGCCGCCGAAGACGAAGACGAACAGCAGGAGGAACACCAGCGGCCCACCGATCACGAACATCGTCAGGGACGGGTAGCGCACCATGCGCTTGAGGTTGCGCCGGAGCATGGTCGCCGAGTCGTGCGCGGCGTAGGAGAGGGTGGTCATCGTACGAACTCCGTCTTCTGGTCGGCCTGTCCGGTGAGCGAGAGGAACACGTCGTCGAGATCGGGGGTGTGCAGCGAGAGGCCGTCGACCTCCACCGAGTCACGGTCGAGCTGGTCGAGTACGGCCCGCAGGGCCCGGAAGCTGCCGTCGGTCGGCACCCGCAGGGTGAGGCCGGTGTCGTCCCGGGTGGACTCGACGAGCCCACGGGCCGCGGTGTCGAGCCCGTTCGCGTCGGCGAAGCGCAGCTCCACGTGGCCACCGGGGATCAGGGCCTTGAGCTGGCTCGGCGTCCCCTCGGCGACCAGCCTGCCGTGGTCGAGTACGGCGATCCGGTCGGCGAGCTGGTCCGCCTCCTCCAGGTACTGGGTGGTGAGGAAGATCGTCACCCCGCGGGCGACCAGATCGCGGATGATCTCCCACATGGTGCGCCGGCTGCGCGGGTCGAGGCCCGTCGTCGGCTCGTCGAGGAAGATGACCCGAGGGCTGCCGACCAGGGTCATCGCGAGATCGAGCCGACGACGCATCCCGCCGGAGTAGGTGGATGCGGGCTTCCTGGCGGCCTCGGCCAGGTCGAACCGGTCGAGCAGGTCGGTGGCGAGGCGGCGTCCCGCCGGGCGGCCCAGGTGACGCAGGTCCGCCATCAGCAGCAGGTTCTCCTCGCCGGTGAGCAGGTTGTCGACCGCCGAGAACTGGCCGGTCACCCCGATCACACCGCGTACGCCGTCCGGGTTCCGGGCGAGGTCGTGGCCGGCGATCCGTACGTCCCCGCCGTCGGCGCTGATCAACGTGGACAGGATCTGCACCATGGTGGTCTTGCCGGCGCCGTTCGGGCCGAGCAACGAGAAGATCGTCCCCTCGGGTACGTCCAGGTCGATGCCGTCGAGCACGACCTGCTTACCGAACGACTTACGCAGTCCGGCGACCGCGATCGCCGATCCGGGTGTGGTCATCTCATCTCCTTGTGTTGGTGCGAGGTGTACTGGCCGGGTCAGGGCAGCCGACATCGCCCGGCGTAGGGCCGGGTGTGGTTCGACTGCGGTGGGAGGCTCGGGCAACGAGCGGGAAGCGGACGGCGGTGGCACGGGCTCACCGGTGCCGGCGTTCGCCCCTGATCGGGCGGGAGGCCGGCGGGACGCGGCGCGGAACCGTCCTCGCGAGCGCGGTTGTGCGTGTGGGGGCCGACGGTTGTTCGGGTGGCAGGGTGGCTGGGGAGTCAGCGCTGCCGGCGGTGGCCGTCAGGGCTGGGCTGGGGTCACCCGGCGGGGGCGATGGTGGAACGGCGGATCAGGATGCCGCCGGCGTAGGTGCGGGCGCGTACCTCGACGGTCTCGTCCGATCCGCCGGGCCCCTCGGAGGTGTCCAGGTCGTTGCGGACCCGGCCGGACACGGACCTCACGTCGAGCCAGGCTGCCGTACCCCTGCGGATGCCGACCTCCAGGTCACCGGCGGCGGACTCGATCACCACCGAGCCCCGGACGACCTCTCCGATGCGGACGTTGCCGTTCGCGGTCTTCGCCGTCACCGCGCCGAGTGCCCGGTCGACGGAGATGTCCCCGTTGGCCGCGTTCGACCGCAGGTCCCCGGTAACCTCGCCGATGCTGATGTCACCGTTGGAATTCTTGATCACCGCTTGACCGTCGACTACGCGGATCTCCACGTCACCGGAGTGGGTGGTGACCTCGGTGTTGCCGGTGATGTGGCCCACCGTGACCCGACCGCTGCTGGTGTGCGCGTGCAGCGCGCCGGTACGGTCCAGCCCGATGTTGCCGAGGCTGGTCTTGAACCGGCACTCGCCGAGCCGACCCTCGGTGTCGAAGTCGGCCAGCGAGGCGTAGGCGCGTACGTCCGAGCCGGCGGGCAACTCGACGGTCACCTCGACCGACCCGACCTTGTTGCTGAAGAGCGTGCGCAGCTTGGGCGCCTTGACCAGCAGCTTGCCGTCGGTGAACTCGACCCGTGTCTGCTCGGCCGCCTTCACGTCGAGTTCGTTGGCGTGGTCGTTCGGCTGGACCTCGACCACCGTCTGGCCGCGGTCGGTGGCGGTGATCCGGGCGCGGCCGACAACGAGGTCGATCGTCGCGGAGATGGGGCCGGGGGTGTCGAAATTAGGCATGGCGGTGCCCTCCTGATGGGTCTGGTGGATGTCTTGCGGGAGTGGGCGCTGGTTGGTGCAGCGATGTGGCGGGTGGATCGGCGGCTAGCGGACCCAGCCGGTGTAGTGCTGTCCGGCCCAGCTCTTCTGCCGCTCGGGCTGGCGGTCGCGTTCCTCCTGCGCGAGCGCGGTGGCGGCGACCCGGACCAGCCAGGCGTTGACCGAAAGGCGTTCCCGGCCCGCGGCCTCCTCGATCCGGGCCTTGAGCTGCTCGGGCAGGCGGAAGTTGATCCGTGAGACGGCGCCGTCGTCGGTGTCCGGCACGGGGGTCGGCGCGGCGGCCGTCCGGGGCTCGGTCGGGCTCTCGTACGCGTCGAAGCTGTCCCCGGCGGCGTGTCCCGGCGCCAGTGTGGCCGGGGGTGGCGCCACGACGAACTCCGGCTCGCCGGCCCGGAGGCGGAGATCCACGGAGCCCGGTGCGAGGTCGCGGGTGATCTCGTCCGCCGCCGCCGACAGCGCGTCGAGCAGGGTGAGCCGGACGGCCGACTCCAGCGGTGCGGTCAGGCGCTCGGCGAGGGCGCGGGCGTCGTCGCCCCCGGCCTCGGCGGCGACCGCGAGCTGCCGCCGCAGGTTGTCGACGTACTGCGTGATGTCCATGGCACCATCATGGCACCGCGATGGCGCCATGGCAAGGCGAATTTGGGACTGATGGCGCCAGGGGGTGCCTCGTTGGCGCCACGATGGCATCATCGGGTGCCATCCGTTGTCGAGATGGCATCGGTGGCGCCCGGCTCGGACCGGGTTATGATTTCTGTGCGCCCCACGGGGCGCGGCTCGGGTCGAGAGGCGCTGCGACGGATTCCATCCGCCACGCTCGATCTATGGCCAGACACAAGGGCGCCTCCGAGCAGGAGGTGCCCTTTTTGGCATCTTCTGCCGCGCTGCGGGCTACCACCGTCGCGGCGCCGTACCGGTGCGGACCCCGTCCCACCGACCTCCAGCATCACGGAGTACGGAAGAGGAATCCATGAACGCACGACTGCAAGAGATCAACGGCGTCGAATTCGCGGTGGCGGACCTGTCGCTCGCCGCCGCGGGACGGCACCAGATGCGGCTGGCCGAACACGAGATGCCCGGCCTGATGGCGATCCGGCGGGAGTTCGCCGACGCCCAACCACTGCGCGGAGCACGGGTCGCGGGCTCACTGCACATGACCATCCAGACCGCCGTGCTCATCGAGACCCTCGTCGCCCTCGGCGCCCAGGTCCGCTGGGTCTCGTGCAACATCTTCTCCACCCAGGACGAGGCCGCCGCCGCGGTTGTCGTCGGCCCCGGCGGCTCGGTCGAGGCGCCCGGCGGTACCCCCGTGTTCGCCTGGAAGGGCGAAACCCTGGAGGAGTACTGGTGGTGCACCATGCAACTGTTCGACTTCGGCGACGGGCAGGGCCCGAACATGATCGTCGACGACGGTGGCGACGCGACGCTGCTCGTACACAAGGGTTTCGAGTACGAGAAGACCGGTGCCGTACCGCTGCCGGACGACGACGACCACGTCGAGTACAAGCTGATCCTGCAGACCCTGGCCGACAGCCTCGCCACCGACAACCAGCGCTTCACCCGGGTCGTCGGCGAGATGCGCGGCGTCACCGAGGAGACCACCAACGGCGTCGGCCGGCTCTACCGGCTCGCCCGCAGCGGCCAACTGCTGTTCCCGGCCATCAACGTCAACGACTCGGTGACCAAGTCGAAGTTCGACAACAAGTACGGCATTCGCCACTCCCTCGCCGACGGCCTCAACCGGGCCACCGACGTGATGCTCGGCGGCAAGCTCGCCGTCGTCTGCGGCTACGGCGACGTGGGCAAGGGTGCGGCCGAGTCGCTGCGCGGCCAGGGTGCCCGGGTCGTGGTCACCGAGATCGACCCGATCTGCGCACTACAGGCCGCGATGGAGGGGCTCCAGGTCGTCGAACTCGAAGACGTGGTGTCGACCGGGGACATCTTCATCACCACCACCGGCGGCACCGACATCATCATGGCCGAGCACATGGCCGCGATGAAGCACAACGCGATCGTCGGCAACGTCGGCCACTTCGACCTCGAGGTGGACATGGCCGGCCTGGCCCGGACTCCGGGCATCGAACGGGTGGAGATCAAGCCGCAGGTGCACGAGTGGCGCTTCCCGGACGGACACTCGATCATCGTCCTGTCCGAGGGCCGGCTGATGAACCTCGGTAACGCCACCGGCCACCCGAGTTTCGTCATGTCGAACTCGTTCACCAACCAGGCGATGGCGCAGATCGAGCTGTTCACCAAGCCCGGCCAGTACGCCAAGGACGTCTACGTGCTGCCCAAGCACCTGGACGAGAAGGTGGCCCGGCTCCACCTGGACGCGCTCGGCGTACGCCTGACGACCCTCACGAAGAAGCAGGCCGAGTACCTGAGCGTCGACGTCGAAGGCCCGTACAAGGCGGACCACTACCGCTACTGATCCCGGCGGGAACCGCTCCGGAAGCCGTCAACGGCTTCCGGAGCGGTCAGGTCGCCCGGAGGGTGAGCGCGGTCCCGACCGTGTTCGGGACGAACGCGTCCCCGAAACGCGCCGCCATCGCCTGCTGCGCCCGCCACCCGGTGCAGTGGGCGGGGAGGAGCACCGAGGGCGTCAGTTCGGCGAGGTCCGTCAGGACCCTCGGGATCAGCGGCTCGAACACCGGTCCGTTGAGATGGAAACCGCCGATCACCGCGTGCAGCGGCCGGTCGTGGGTGAGTCGTCGCGCGTACCGGCTGATGTTCACCACGCCCGCGTGCCCGCAGCCGGTCATGACCAGCAGGCCCTTGCCGCGGACGTCGATGATCAGTGCCTGGTCGTCGAGGACCAGCGGGTCCGGCTCCCATTTCCCGTCGCGCCATGCCTGCTGCGGTGGGAAACCCGGCTCGTATCCGGTGGTACGCGGCACCTCCCCGGTGATCAGGACCGATCCGTCGAACAGGAAACCGGGCTGACGCTCCTCGACCACGGTGAACCCGGCACCTTCGAGCGCCCGCCGGCTGGTGGTCGGAAGCTCCCTGGGTTCGACACCGGGCAGGGTCATCCGTCGGCGGTGCCAGAAGTGCGGGTGGATCAGCACCGGCAGGTTGACCCGGCCACCCAGCGCGCGGATCAGCCCGTCGAGCCCGGTGGTGTGGTCGAAATGCCCGTGGCTGCAGACGATCGCCTCGATGGAGCCCGGGTCGATGTCGAGCCGGCGCATGTTCTCCAGTGATCGCCGGGCGCTCCGCCTGTGCACATCCATCGAGTATCACGGCCGCGGTGCCCGTCACCGGGTGAAACCGTGCCGATCCACGCCCCGGCGATTTAGGGCTGGGGCTGACCTAGATCG of the Micromonospora sp. NBC_01796 genome contains:
- the ahcY gene encoding adenosylhomocysteinase, translated to MNARLQEINGVEFAVADLSLAAAGRHQMRLAEHEMPGLMAIRREFADAQPLRGARVAGSLHMTIQTAVLIETLVALGAQVRWVSCNIFSTQDEAAAAVVVGPGGSVEAPGGTPVFAWKGETLEEYWWCTMQLFDFGDGQGPNMIVDDGGDATLLVHKGFEYEKTGAVPLPDDDDHVEYKLILQTLADSLATDNQRFTRVVGEMRGVTEETTNGVGRLYRLARSGQLLFPAINVNDSVTKSKFDNKYGIRHSLADGLNRATDVMLGGKLAVVCGYGDVGKGAAESLRGQGARVVVTEIDPICALQAAMEGLQVVELEDVVSTGDIFITTTGGTDIIMAEHMAAMKHNAIVGNVGHFDLEVDMAGLARTPGIERVEIKPQVHEWRFPDGHSIIVLSEGRLMNLGNATGHPSFVMSNSFTNQAMAQIELFTKPGQYAKDVYVLPKHLDEKVARLHLDALGVRLTTLTKKQAEYLSVDVEGPYKADHYRY
- a CDS encoding MBL fold metallo-hydrolase — encoded protein: MHRRSARRSLENMRRLDIDPGSIEAIVCSHGHFDHTTGLDGLIRALGGRVNLPVLIHPHFWHRRRMTLPGVEPRELPTTSRRALEGAGFTVVEERQPGFLFDGSVLITGEVPRTTGYEPGFPPQQAWRDGKWEPDPLVLDDQALIIDVRGKGLLVMTGCGHAGVVNISRYARRLTHDRPLHAVIGGFHLNGPVFEPLIPRVLTDLAELTPSVLLPAHCTGWRAQQAMAARFGDAFVPNTVGTALTLRAT